One window of the Trifolium pratense cultivar HEN17-A07 linkage group LG2, ARS_RC_1.1, whole genome shotgun sequence genome contains the following:
- the LOC123911227 gene encoding S-adenosyl-L-methionine:benzoic acid/salicylic acid carboxyl methyltransferase 3-like — protein sequence MDLAHVLHMNGDVEEASYANNSLIQQKAISLGTSSRIKAITNLYCAVYPRSFAIAELGCSSGPNTLSVISEVIKVVEKLCQELNHKSPEYKIFLNDLPGNDFNSVFKSLDNFKNKLRDEIETEMGPCYFFGVPGSFYDRIFPNQSLHFVHSSYSLHWLSKVPNGVDNNKSNIYVTNTSPSNVLKAYYEQFHIDFSLFLKYRAQELVEGGCMILTFLGRESDDPLAFGKGSSYGWELLAMALNDMVVEGIIEEEKLNTFNIPNYYPSPSEVKLEVQTEGSFSINQMEVSEIMGADGVYNTNAFDSKSEMYESVAKGTRAIIEPLMIVHFGEGVIDEAFDRFKIILESGISKERTKITNLTITLIRKP from the exons ATGGATTTAGCACATGTACTACACATGAATGGAGATGTTGAAGAAGCAAGCTATGCAAACAACTCCTTAATTCAG CAAAAGGCGATTTCTTTGGGAACATCTTCGAGAATCAAAGCCATAACAAATCTATATTGTGCCGTCTATCCTAGGAGCTTCGCAATTGCAGAGTTAGGTTGCTCTTCTGGACCAAACACTTTGTCGGTGATTTCAGAAGTTATCAAAGTTGTGGAAAAGCTTTGTCAAGAGTTGAATCATAAATCTCCTGAATATAAAATCTTTTTGAACGATCTACCGGGGAATGACTTCAACAGCGTATTTAAGTCCCTTGACAACTTTAAAAACAAACTACGTGATGAAATAGAAACAGAAATGGGTCCTTGTTATTTCTTTGGTGTTCCCGGGTCATTTTATGACAGGATTTTTCCTAATCAAAGTTTACATTTTGTCCATTCCTCTTATAGCCTACATTGGCTATCTAAG GTTCCCAATGGTGTGGACAACAATAAGAGTAACATTTATGTGACGAACACAAGCCCATCAAATGTCCTCAAGGCTTACTACGAGCAATTTCATAttgatttttctctttttctaaaGTATCGTGCCCAAGAATTAGTTGAAGGGGGTTgcatgattctaacatttttaGGAAGAGAAAGTGATGATCCATTAGCATTTGGCAAGGGTTCTAGTTACGGTTGGGAACTTTTGGCTATGGCTCTTAATGATATGGTTGTTGAG GGAAtcatagaagaagaaaaactcaATACTTTCAACATCCCTAACTATTATCCATCGCCATCTGAAGTGAAATTAGAAGTTCAAACTGAAGGATCATTTTCCATAAATCAAATGGAGGTTTCTGAAATAATGGGGGCAGATGGAGTTTATAATACCAATGCTTTTGACTCTAAATCTGAAATGTATGAATCAGTTGCAAAAGGCACAAGAGCTATTATTGAACCATTGATGATTGTTCATTTTGGTGAAGGTGTCATTGATGAGGCATTTGACcggtttaaaataattttagaaagtGGAATATCCAAAGAGAGAACTAAGATCACCAATCTTACCATAACATTGATTAGAAAACCATGA